A genomic segment from uncultured Desulfuromonas sp. encodes:
- the scpA gene encoding methylmalonyl-CoA mutase, with protein sequence MSDKPTMAEWEDKAKKEKKTDDLSGFKWDTPEGITVKPLYTANDLNGLEHLDSLPGLPPFLRGPVATMYAGRPWTVRQYAGFSTAEESNAFYKRNLAAGQQGLSVAFDLATHRGYDSDHPRVVGDVGKAGVAIDSVEDMKILFDSIPLDKVSVSMTMNGAVLPIMANYIVAAEEQGVSQDKLAGTIQNDILKEFMVRNTYIYPPEPSMRIISDIIEYTSSYMPKFNSISISGYHIQEAGANNALELAFTLADGLEYVKAALAKGLDIDAFAPRLSFFFAIGMNFFMEASKLRAARYLWSELMDQFKPQNPKSKALRTHCQTSGWSLTEQDPYNNVIRTTIEAMAAVLGGTQSLHTNALDEAIALPTDHSARIARNTQLVIQEETGICNVVDPLAGSYYVESMTAELIKEARTILKEIDELGGMTKAIESGMPKLRIEESAAKKQAAIDSGRDVIVGVNKYKLAEEDPIDVLDIDNTAVRESQIARLNKMRAERDENACQAALDAITKACESNQENLLGLCVNAARLRASVGEISDAMEKVFGRHKAEIKLVSGAYASVCDQDQEFTEVKKMVAEFAEKEGRRPRILVAKMGQDGHDRGAKVVASAYADAGFDVDVGPLFQTPEEAAKMAVENDVHVVGVSSLAAGHKTLVPQLAAELKKLGAEDIVIVCGGVIPRQDYEELYASGAARIFGPGTTITKSARETLAAIIEKR encoded by the coding sequence GCTTGGAACATCTCGACTCCCTGCCCGGCCTGCCGCCGTTTTTACGTGGCCCAGTAGCCACCATGTACGCCGGTCGGCCGTGGACGGTCCGCCAGTACGCCGGTTTTTCCACCGCCGAAGAATCCAACGCCTTCTACAAGCGCAACCTGGCCGCTGGCCAACAAGGCCTGTCCGTTGCGTTTGACCTGGCCACCCACCGCGGTTACGACTCGGACCACCCCCGTGTTGTCGGTGACGTCGGCAAAGCCGGGGTGGCCATCGACTCCGTCGAGGACATGAAAATCCTGTTCGACAGCATCCCCCTCGACAAGGTTTCCGTCTCTATGACTATGAACGGTGCGGTATTGCCGATTATGGCCAACTATATTGTCGCTGCTGAGGAGCAGGGCGTCAGTCAGGACAAACTGGCCGGCACCATTCAGAACGACATCCTCAAAGAATTCATGGTGCGCAACACCTACATCTATCCGCCAGAACCCTCAATGCGGATCATTTCCGACATCATTGAGTACACCAGCTCCTATATGCCGAAGTTCAACTCCATCTCTATTTCCGGCTATCACATTCAGGAAGCCGGGGCCAACAACGCTCTGGAGCTGGCCTTCACCCTGGCTGACGGCCTGGAATACGTCAAAGCCGCTCTGGCCAAAGGACTCGACATCGACGCCTTTGCTCCGCGGCTGTCGTTTTTCTTCGCCATCGGCATGAACTTTTTCATGGAAGCGTCAAAACTGCGCGCTGCCCGTTATCTGTGGTCGGAACTGATGGATCAATTCAAGCCGCAGAATCCCAAATCCAAGGCACTACGCACCCACTGCCAGACTTCAGGCTGGAGTCTCACTGAGCAGGATCCGTATAACAATGTCATCCGCACCACCATTGAAGCGATGGCGGCAGTACTCGGCGGCACCCAATCACTGCATACCAATGCACTGGATGAAGCGATCGCTTTGCCGACCGATCATTCGGCACGCATCGCTCGCAACACCCAGCTGGTCATTCAGGAAGAAACCGGGATCTGTAATGTAGTTGATCCTTTGGCCGGATCTTACTATGTCGAATCCATGACTGCGGAATTGATTAAAGAAGCGCGCACCATTCTTAAAGAGATTGACGAACTGGGTGGCATGACCAAGGCTATCGAGTCAGGCATGCCCAAACTGCGCATTGAAGAATCCGCCGCGAAAAAACAGGCCGCCATTGACAGCGGTCGCGACGTGATCGTCGGCGTCAACAAGTACAAGCTGGCTGAAGAAGATCCGATTGACGTCCTCGACATCGACAATACGGCCGTTCGCGAATCCCAGATCGCCCGCCTCAACAAAATGCGCGCCGAGCGTGATGAGAACGCCTGCCAGGCCGCCCTTGACGCCATTACAAAAGCTTGCGAAAGTAATCAGGAAAATCTCCTCGGCCTATGTGTCAATGCCGCACGACTGCGCGCATCGGTCGGTGAAATTTCCGACGCCATGGAAAAGGTCTTTGGTCGTCACAAAGCCGAAATCAAGCTGGTATCAGGAGCCTATGCATCCGTGTGTGATCAGGATCAGGAATTCACTGAAGTGAAAAAAATGGTCGCGGAATTCGCCGAGAAAGAAGGCCGTCGCCCGCGTATCCTCGTTGCCAAAATGGGCCAGGACGGCCACGACCGCGGCGCAAAAGTCGTGGCCAGTGCTTACGCCGATGCCGGCTTTGACGTTGATGTCGGTCCTCTGTTCCAGACGCCGGAAGAAGCCGCTAAAATGGCTGTCGAAAACGACGTGCACGTTGTCGGTGTTTCAAGTCTTGCCGCCGGACACAAAACCCTGGTGCCACAACTGGCCGCCGAGCTGAAAAAACTCGGTGCCGAGGACATTGTCATTGTCTGTGGTGGCGTCATCCCTCGTCAGGATTATGAAGAGCTTTACGCTTCCGGTGCCGCACGTATTTTTGGCCCTGGAACAACAATTACCAAATCGGCTCGTGAAACACTGGCCGCCATTATCGAAAAACGTTAA
- the meaB gene encoding methylmalonyl Co-A mutase-associated GTPase MeaB — translation MTLEQLAKGIRQGQLRALAKGITLIESRRPEHIEQGAELLESLLPDTGNSLRIGISGVPGAGKSTFIEAFGLYLTNRGHKVAVLAVDPSSQLSGGSILGDKTRMEELARDANAFIRPSPSGDSLGGVARKTRETMLLCEAAGYDVIIVETVGVGQSETTVASMVDFFLLLQLSGAGDELQGIKKGVMEIADAIVINKADGDNIPRANLAKQQYINALHILRPRSSHWSVPVHTCSALHHKGIDTIWEMLTTYRDTMQNCGEFEEKRRQQARDWMWALLLDDLKDLFIHDRKVQPLLEQVEQSVLNGQTTPGAASRRLLERFRRH, via the coding sequence ATGACTCTCGAACAACTGGCCAAAGGTATCCGCCAGGGACAGCTGCGAGCACTGGCTAAAGGCATCACCCTGATTGAAAGCCGCAGACCGGAGCATATAGAACAAGGCGCCGAACTGCTGGAAAGTCTCCTCCCGGACACGGGCAACAGTCTACGCATCGGCATTTCCGGTGTTCCTGGTGCTGGCAAGAGCACCTTCATTGAAGCTTTTGGCCTCTATTTGACCAACCGGGGGCATAAAGTCGCGGTATTGGCTGTTGACCCCAGCTCGCAACTTTCCGGTGGCAGTATTCTCGGCGACAAAACACGCATGGAAGAGCTTGCCAGAGATGCCAATGCCTTTATCCGCCCTTCTCCTTCCGGCGATTCGCTGGGCGGTGTAGCCCGTAAAACGCGTGAAACCATGCTGCTGTGTGAAGCCGCGGGTTATGATGTCATCATTGTCGAAACCGTTGGCGTCGGCCAGTCGGAAACCACTGTCGCTTCCATGGTTGACTTTTTCTTGTTGCTGCAACTCTCCGGAGCAGGTGACGAACTACAGGGCATCAAAAAAGGCGTGATGGAAATCGCCGATGCCATTGTCATCAACAAAGCGGACGGCGACAATATTCCCCGCGCGAACCTGGCCAAGCAGCAATACATCAACGCCCTACACATCCTGCGTCCGCGCAGCAGTCATTGGTCGGTCCCGGTACATACCTGCAGTGCGTTACACCATAAAGGGATTGACACCATCTGGGAGATGTTGACCACCTATCGTGACACCATGCAGAACTGCGGTGAATTTGAAGAGAAACGGCGTCAACAGGCACGCGACTGGATGTGGGCACTGTTGTTGGACGACCTCAAGGATTTGTTTATTCACGACCGCAAAGTCCAGCCTCTTCTCGAACAGGTTGAACAGTCCGTCCTCAACGGTCAGACCACTCCGGGCGCCGCCTCACGTCGACTACTGGAACGTTTCCGACGCCATTAG
- a CDS encoding 1,4-dihydroxy-6-naphthoate synthase, with amino-acid sequence MTELTLGYSPCPNDTFIFNALIHGLVPCPGITFHERLEDVETLNRLALKKELDLTKISYHAFGHLRRDYVLLHSGGALGRGCGPLVVATEPLRMEELRDKPVLIPGELTTANLLLQLYDQNFRDIRVLPFDQIMPALIRKEAAAGVIIHESRFTYQDHGLHRLMDLGAWWEQLTGLPIPLGGILAKRTLPVDMIQQIDRALADSVRFAQAHPAQAAEYIRQHAQELSDSVTHEHIQLYVNEFSVNLGDEGIAAVQELLARAEKCRLIPVVDLPIFATS; translated from the coding sequence ATGACTGAATTGACGCTGGGCTATTCCCCTTGTCCGAACGACACCTTTATCTTTAACGCTTTAATTCATGGTCTGGTCCCCTGCCCGGGAATCACCTTTCACGAGCGGTTGGAAGATGTCGAGACCCTCAACCGACTGGCGCTGAAAAAAGAACTCGACCTGACAAAAATCTCTTACCATGCCTTTGGCCATCTGCGACGCGATTATGTCCTGCTCCATTCAGGTGGCGCACTCGGCCGCGGCTGTGGTCCCCTTGTTGTCGCCACGGAACCACTGCGCATGGAGGAGCTTCGCGACAAACCGGTTCTGATTCCGGGGGAACTGACTACGGCCAACCTGCTGTTGCAGCTCTACGACCAGAACTTCAGGGACATCCGCGTATTGCCCTTTGACCAGATTATGCCGGCCTTGATCCGTAAAGAAGCTGCCGCCGGCGTTATCATCCACGAGTCCCGTTTTACCTATCAGGATCATGGCCTGCACAGACTCATGGACCTTGGCGCCTGGTGGGAACAACTGACCGGCCTGCCCATCCCTTTGGGTGGCATTCTCGCAAAACGCACATTGCCGGTCGACATGATCCAGCAGATTGACCGGGCCCTGGCCGACAGCGTACGCTTCGCTCAGGCCCATCCCGCACAAGCGGCGGAATATATCCGTCAGCATGCGCAGGAACTCTCCGATTCCGTCACCCATGAACACATCCAGCTGTACGTCAATGAATTCTCCGTCAATCTGGGCGACGAGGGAATTGCCGCCGTGCAGGAGTTGTTGGCTCGGGCCGAAAAATGCCGGTTGATTCCGGTCGTGGACCTGCCCATTTTTGCAACTTCCTGA
- the serA gene encoding phosphoglycerate dehydrogenase, whose product MMKVIITDEISEAGLLTLREDSRIEVDVKLGLSVPELHEVIGGYDAIITRSGTTVDAALLDCATNLKIVARAGVGIDNVDVEYASSKGVIVVNAPFGNTNSAAEHTMAILLSFCRNVTIANASLKSGEWKRAPFTGHELKHKTMGVIGLGKVGGRVALRGKAFEMDVIAYDPYISEKRGTDLGVKLVSLEELIRYADVLTVHTPLNEETKGMITAEHFEKMKDGIIVVNCARGGIIEEEAMLQALESGKVTGAAFDVWSKEPPDTETLKKLITHPNMVVTPHLGANTFEAQKNVAVDVSREIINYIDGKPMENAVNIPKFDPDLMEQMRPFMELISKLGEFICQLAPANPDKITFSYQGKLARFDCAPLTVCGLAALLNKQTEVEVNMVNARMTARNMGIAVEEVRTTESESFSNLVTIQLESSAGTRTIAGTLFEGMPKIVKMRDYKTDFQPEPNMLVINYEDRPGMLGKIGTILGEANVNIGNMNLGRREKAGEAMVVFSVDTPVDQATLDKITESCDARFIKAIRMQ is encoded by the coding sequence ATGATGAAAGTAATAATTACCGACGAAATTTCCGAAGCTGGTTTGCTCACTCTTCGTGAAGATTCCCGTATTGAGGTGGATGTCAAGCTGGGGCTGAGTGTGCCCGAGCTGCACGAGGTGATTGGCGGTTACGACGCGATCATTACCCGTAGCGGGACGACGGTAGATGCGGCACTGCTTGATTGTGCCACCAATCTGAAAATTGTTGCCCGTGCCGGAGTCGGCATTGACAATGTCGATGTGGAGTACGCCAGCAGCAAAGGGGTGATCGTTGTCAATGCGCCTTTCGGCAACACCAACTCCGCCGCCGAGCACACCATGGCGATTCTGCTCTCTTTCTGCCGCAATGTGACCATTGCCAACGCCAGCCTGAAAAGCGGCGAGTGGAAACGGGCACCGTTTACCGGTCATGAACTCAAACATAAAACCATGGGCGTCATCGGCCTGGGTAAGGTCGGCGGTCGCGTGGCACTGCGCGGCAAGGCCTTTGAGATGGACGTGATTGCCTATGACCCGTATATCTCGGAAAAGCGCGGCACCGATCTCGGTGTCAAGCTGGTCTCTCTGGAAGAGTTGATTCGTTATGCCGATGTACTGACTGTGCATACGCCGCTGAACGAAGAGACCAAGGGAATGATCACGGCGGAGCACTTCGAAAAAATGAAGGATGGCATCATCGTGGTTAACTGTGCCCGTGGCGGCATCATCGAGGAGGAGGCGATGTTGCAGGCCCTGGAAAGTGGCAAAGTGACCGGTGCCGCCTTTGATGTGTGGAGCAAGGAGCCGCCGGATACGGAAACCCTGAAAAAGCTTATTACCCATCCCAATATGGTGGTCACACCGCACCTGGGTGCCAATACGTTTGAGGCCCAGAAAAACGTGGCCGTGGATGTCAGCCGCGAGATTATCAACTACATCGACGGCAAGCCGATGGAGAATGCCGTCAATATTCCTAAGTTCGATCCCGATCTTATGGAGCAGATGCGTCCGTTTATGGAGCTGATCAGCAAGCTTGGCGAGTTTATCTGTCAACTGGCTCCGGCTAACCCGGATAAAATCACCTTTTCCTATCAGGGTAAACTGGCCCGTTTTGACTGTGCACCGCTGACGGTCTGTGGTCTGGCGGCTCTGCTCAATAAGCAGACCGAAGTTGAGGTCAACATGGTCAACGCCCGTATGACCGCGCGTAACATGGGAATCGCCGTGGAAGAGGTACGTACGACCGAGTCGGAGTCGTTCTCCAACCTGGTGACGATTCAGCTCGAATCCTCTGCCGGAACGCGCACCATTGCCGGTACGCTGTTTGAAGGGATGCCGAAGATCGTTAAAATGCGCGATTATAAGACCGACTTTCAGCCCGAGCCGAACATGCTGGTCATCAATTACGAAGACCGCCCGGGTATGTTGGGTAAGATCGGCACGATTCTCGGTGAAGCCAATGTCAATATCGGCAATATGAACTTGGGTCGTCGAGAAAAGGCAGGTGAGGCGATGGTTGTTTTCTCCGTGGATACCCCGGTAGATCAGGCCACTCTGGATAAAATCACCGAGTCATGTGATGCCCGCTTTATCAAGGCGATTCGTATGCAGTAA
- a CDS encoding NAD(P)/FAD-dependent oxidoreductase, with product MKKDILEKGAILQRDKDTFAVAPHIPGGITSPDQLRKIADVAEKYNAQALKLTSAQRIAIVGLNEDQLDAIWQDLDEPAGAAIGMCVRSIKICPGTTFCKRGQQDSVTVGLEMDKAYHGMAMPWKFKMGVSGCANDCSEVCIKDIGLIGTPKGWKVMVGGNGGAASRLSAPLAEELDTDQAKALVDHIVQWFIKNDQKGRLGKFIEKMGFDAFKEEVLGSFEGNLGA from the coding sequence ATGAAAAAAGATATTTTGGAAAAAGGTGCAATTCTGCAACGCGACAAAGACACCTTTGCCGTTGCCCCCCATATTCCCGGTGGGATTACCAGCCCGGACCAACTGCGCAAAATCGCCGACGTCGCGGAAAAATATAATGCTCAGGCGTTGAAACTCACCAGTGCGCAGCGCATTGCCATTGTCGGTCTCAACGAAGACCAACTCGATGCCATCTGGCAGGACCTTGATGAACCGGCAGGTGCCGCCATCGGCATGTGTGTTCGTTCAATCAAAATCTGCCCCGGCACAACCTTTTGTAAACGTGGCCAGCAGGATTCTGTGACTGTCGGCTTGGAGATGGATAAAGCCTATCATGGCATGGCCATGCCATGGAAATTCAAGATGGGTGTCTCCGGCTGCGCCAATGATTGCTCGGAAGTGTGCATCAAAGACATCGGTCTTATCGGCACCCCTAAAGGTTGGAAAGTGATGGTCGGTGGTAACGGTGGCGCTGCATCACGACTCTCGGCCCCTCTGGCTGAAGAGCTCGACACCGACCAGGCCAAGGCTCTGGTTGACCACATCGTTCAATGGTTTATCAAAAACGATCAGAAAGGCCGTCTTGGTAAATTCATTGAAAAAATGGGTTTTGATGCATTTAAAGAAGAGGTTCTCGGCAGTTTCGAGGGCAACCTCGGCGCCTGA
- a CDS encoding HDOD domain-containing protein, with protein MLESTQGPSGTRNNVLTIPHILLKIIRLFEQPDIDFSTLAATIRQDPVITARIIKLANNVYFRQWSEVSQLKQLLVVLGLDTVRHLTLLCATEQIFAEADPQLSRPVAVMWYRSIFCAQLCEELAALVGHEPKEEAYLTGLLHRIGQLALVSCRQGTYVERIDITNDLEQIEPIEQQHFKTTSSIRATEELTSYALNAFMCDAVAFQTIAVEQLADATIQVRLLALARRLCDQQMDEIALARAANLLLGLNADVVRDLRQRVKEKTDALICNLTCIETDDIPDAAERLMSSHDHFHQLLRQQVQAHSLANVLNGGLAPDNEQTVFARLRRDFHLLFGLDQLCLLVAKDGYLQGFDDLGQTPLLNNVTVQLDNPTSLAVNTYHRGDLHCSCGLAQHTLSIADRQLHHLMNAETLCYIPLPNRIEPSHIAVARIRTDQWQKLQDRKSLLLMAALSIGQSLEQAMASKQLAEHQQQMEAGQHHLQLRSAAHEINNPLSIINNYLFLLGQKLQQDPEAAAQLTIIQEEMARVGTMVSGLKHLLDPQQSEDHPVNEVDLNRVIEKLLLLLTHSLFTPRQLSVHLDLDQTVPLLQGNVGSIKQILVNLLKNAAEALPPGGEVWLTTRDSLHKNGQRYIEIDLRDNGPGLPDAILNQLFQPTISHKQGHSGLGLSIVKKLVDQLQGEISYTSCAKGTRFQLLLPRIESERSEHSHA; from the coding sequence ATGCTTGAATCCACACAGGGACCCTCGGGAACACGCAACAATGTTCTGACCATCCCGCATATCCTTCTTAAAATCATCCGACTGTTTGAACAGCCGGATATTGACTTTTCTACCCTGGCAGCCACCATCCGCCAAGACCCCGTCATCACCGCCCGAATCATCAAGCTGGCCAACAACGTCTATTTCCGTCAATGGTCTGAGGTGAGTCAACTTAAACAGCTTCTGGTTGTTCTCGGGTTGGACACCGTCCGCCACCTGACTTTGTTGTGCGCGACGGAGCAGATCTTTGCCGAGGCCGACCCTCAACTCTCGCGACCGGTCGCCGTCATGTGGTATCGGTCGATTTTTTGTGCCCAATTATGTGAAGAACTGGCTGCGCTGGTCGGCCACGAACCGAAAGAGGAAGCCTATCTGACCGGACTGTTGCACCGTATTGGCCAACTGGCGTTGGTTTCCTGCCGGCAGGGGACGTATGTAGAGCGGATCGATATCACCAATGACCTTGAGCAGATTGAGCCCATCGAACAACAGCATTTTAAGACCACCTCGTCAATACGAGCCACGGAGGAGCTGACCTCCTACGCCCTGAACGCTTTTATGTGTGATGCCGTGGCGTTTCAAACCATTGCCGTCGAACAATTGGCCGATGCCACCATTCAGGTTCGATTGCTTGCGTTGGCAAGACGGCTGTGCGACCAGCAGATGGATGAAATTGCTCTGGCACGGGCCGCCAACCTGCTTTTAGGACTCAATGCGGACGTCGTTCGCGATCTGCGGCAACGCGTCAAAGAAAAAACAGATGCTCTGATCTGTAATCTGACCTGTATTGAAACAGATGATATTCCGGATGCTGCCGAGCGTCTGATGTCGAGCCACGATCATTTCCATCAGCTGTTACGCCAGCAAGTTCAGGCACACTCTCTGGCCAACGTACTGAACGGTGGCTTGGCCCCTGATAACGAACAGACGGTTTTTGCCCGACTACGCCGTGATTTCCACCTGCTGTTCGGACTGGACCAGCTCTGCCTGCTGGTCGCCAAAGACGGCTACCTACAAGGGTTCGACGATCTCGGCCAGACACCGTTGCTCAACAACGTGACGGTACAGCTCGACAACCCGACCAGCCTGGCGGTCAACACCTACCACCGTGGCGATCTTCACTGCAGCTGTGGCCTAGCCCAGCACACCCTGTCCATTGCCGACCGCCAGCTCCACCACCTGATGAACGCCGAAACGTTGTGCTACATCCCGCTGCCCAATCGCATTGAGCCGTCTCATATCGCCGTTGCGCGAATCAGGACAGATCAATGGCAAAAATTACAGGACAGAAAATCATTGCTGCTCATGGCCGCACTGTCTATCGGCCAGAGTCTCGAACAGGCCATGGCGAGCAAACAACTGGCCGAACATCAGCAACAGATGGAAGCAGGGCAACACCACTTACAGCTCCGTTCGGCAGCCCACGAGATCAACAACCCGCTGTCGATCATCAATAATTACCTCTTTTTGCTGGGTCAGAAATTACAGCAGGACCCCGAAGCGGCAGCCCAACTGACTATCATTCAGGAAGAGATGGCTCGTGTCGGCACCATGGTCAGTGGTCTCAAACATCTTCTCGATCCGCAACAGTCAGAAGACCATCCCGTCAATGAGGTGGATCTCAACAGGGTGATCGAAAAACTTCTCCTGCTGCTGACACACTCCCTGTTCACACCACGTCAGCTTTCAGTCCATCTTGATCTGGATCAGACCGTACCGCTCCTGCAAGGCAACGTCGGCAGCATCAAACAGATTCTTGTCAATCTGCTGAAAAATGCTGCGGAGGCCCTCCCTCCCGGCGGCGAGGTGTGGCTGACAACGCGAGACAGCCTGCACAAAAACGGCCAACGTTATATCGAAATTGACCTGCGTGATAACGGCCCAGGCTTGCCTGACGCTATTCTCAACCAACTCTTCCAACCGACTATCAGCCATAAACAGGGGCATTCCGGCCTCGGATTAAGCATCGTCAAAAAACTGGTCGATCAACTGCAGGGAGAAATCAGCTACACATCGTGCGCTAAAGGAACGCGTTTCCAGCTCCTTCTCCCCCGGATCGAATCAGAAAGGAGCGAACACAGCCATGCCTAA
- the aroF gene encoding 3-deoxy-7-phosphoheptulonate synthase translates to MIIVMQQNSDPKLTEAVEARIRELGYEPHLIQGSNRQVIGAVGDERGKMVLQSLESMPGVENVVPILKPYKLASREVCPEPSQVEIQPGLVFGGDELIVMAGPCSVESEQQIVETAHAVKRAGAKVLRGGAFKPRTSPYSFQGMEEDGLKLLATAREETGLPIITEVVNPRDVELVARYSDIMQVGARNMQNFALLKMLGQLDKPILLKRGMSATIQEFLMSAEYILAEGNRRVIMCERGIRTFETATRNTLDISAVPVLKEQTHLPVVIDPSHATGHASLVPSMCFASVAAGCDGLIVEVHPNPEKAASDGPQSLRPAAFADMMMKLKAFADVSGRTLPAVGGSL, encoded by the coding sequence ATGATTATTGTAATGCAACAGAACAGTGACCCGAAATTGACGGAAGCGGTAGAAGCACGGATTCGCGAACTTGGCTACGAGCCGCATTTGATTCAAGGTTCCAATCGCCAGGTGATTGGTGCGGTGGGTGACGAGCGCGGTAAAATGGTGCTGCAGAGTCTTGAATCGATGCCCGGTGTGGAGAATGTCGTGCCGATTCTCAAGCCGTACAAACTGGCCAGCCGTGAAGTGTGCCCTGAGCCCAGCCAGGTGGAAATTCAGCCGGGTTTGGTGTTTGGCGGCGACGAGCTGATTGTGATGGCTGGTCCCTGTTCCGTAGAAAGTGAGCAGCAGATCGTTGAAACCGCCCATGCCGTGAAGCGTGCCGGTGCCAAGGTACTGCGCGGGGGCGCGTTTAAACCGCGCACCAGCCCTTATTCTTTCCAGGGCATGGAAGAGGATGGTCTCAAATTGCTGGCCACGGCCCGTGAAGAAACCGGCCTGCCGATTATTACGGAAGTGGTTAATCCACGTGATGTGGAACTGGTGGCACGCTACAGCGACATCATGCAGGTGGGTGCGCGTAACATGCAGAACTTCGCGTTGTTGAAAATGCTCGGCCAACTCGACAAACCGATTCTGCTCAAACGCGGCATGTCGGCCACCATTCAGGAATTTCTGATGAGCGCTGAGTATATCCTTGCCGAGGGCAACCGCCGCGTCATCATGTGCGAGCGTGGTATCCGTACCTTTGAGACGGCAACCCGCAACACCCTGGATATTTCTGCCGTGCCGGTGCTCAAAGAGCAGACCCACCTGCCGGTGGTGATTGATCCTTCCCATGCGACAGGTCATGCTAGCCTGGTGCCGTCGATGTGTTTCGCTTCTGTAGCCGCCGGTTGTGATGGTCTTATTGTTGAAGTGCATCCCAATCCGGAAAAAGCCGCCAGTGACGGACCCCAGTCATTGCGCCCGGCAGCGTTTGCCGATATGATGATGAAATTGAAAGCTTTTGCGGATGTTTCCGGCCGGACATTGCCCGCTGTTGGTGGCTCACTGTAA
- the mqnB gene encoding futalosine hydrolase, whose amino-acid sequence MIVLVSAVARENALLRDELIAPEPQMCGHIQVTCGQLSSQSVAIATTGIGKANTAAAAALLLHQFHPDIFVMVGCGGAFKDSSLQLGDLAFASEEIYADEGVTSPQGFLDMSQLDLALATIEDRCYFNHYPVDLTTTQHACKRLKDNFSQNPNCQLGPFVTVSNCSGTDSLGLDRHERYQPIIENMEGAAAAHQCLLAHTPFMELRSVSNFVEDRDFSQWNLPQAMENAQKALLSLFELNFFSGLAL is encoded by the coding sequence ATGATTGTTCTCGTCAGTGCCGTTGCCCGTGAAAACGCTCTGCTGCGCGACGAACTTATAGCACCCGAACCTCAGATGTGTGGTCACATCCAAGTGACCTGTGGCCAACTCAGTTCCCAATCCGTTGCTATCGCCACAACCGGTATCGGTAAAGCCAACACGGCGGCAGCCGCGGCACTGCTTCTTCACCAATTTCACCCCGATATTTTTGTCATGGTCGGCTGTGGTGGCGCATTTAAAGATAGCTCACTGCAACTCGGCGATCTGGCCTTTGCCAGTGAAGAAATTTATGCCGATGAAGGGGTCACCTCCCCGCAGGGTTTTTTGGATATGTCCCAATTGGACCTGGCCCTGGCAACCATTGAGGACCGCTGTTATTTCAATCACTATCCGGTCGATCTAACCACAACTCAGCACGCCTGCAAACGACTCAAAGACAATTTCTCGCAAAACCCCAACTGCCAACTGGGTCCCTTTGTGACCGTATCAAATTGCAGCGGCACCGATTCACTTGGTCTGGATCGCCATGAGCGTTATCAGCCGATTATCGAAAATATGGAAGGGGCGGCAGCGGCGCACCAATGCCTGTTGGCCCACACGCCATTCATGGAGCTGCGCTCTGTGTCCAACTTTGTCGAAGATCGTGATTTTTCCCAATGGAATCTGCCGCAGGCCATGGAAAATGCCCAAAAGGCGCTCTTATCCTTGTTTGAACTGAACTTTTTCAGTGGATTGGCTTTATGA